In Lujinxingia sediminis, a single genomic region encodes these proteins:
- a CDS encoding PspA/IM30 family protein: protein MSILDRLNLLIRSNFNESSRSERGGVRSNLREVETSLRDARRQQAELRRGERQIIEQIRSEREKADQWEDRAMLALRNGDEDLAREALVVKNKAMVESRRLRDQLDEHRAYMQDIARALEALEHKLEGTRGKMRAASSKQNGARPSLRNESAWDAELRRRMEAREQGDAAPERTSSPTAPPRTSHPTPADFVTDETFDTTRSMREFDRMSSKIDSMEADIEAMRELSDIGNTLDPRRAELDAIFSRLEDRKARGESSSASSTPRKTEGGRDDLADLKRKFQE from the coding sequence ATGAGCATCCTCGACCGCCTCAACCTCTTGATTCGCTCGAACTTCAATGAAAGCTCGCGCAGCGAGCGCGGTGGGGTTCGCTCAAACCTGCGTGAGGTCGAGACCAGCCTTCGCGACGCGCGCCGCCAGCAGGCCGAGCTGCGTCGCGGAGAGCGTCAGATCATCGAGCAGATCCGCAGCGAGCGTGAAAAAGCCGATCAATGGGAAGACCGCGCCATGCTTGCTCTGCGCAACGGCGACGAAGACCTGGCGCGCGAGGCTCTTGTTGTCAAAAACAAGGCAATGGTCGAATCCCGTCGCCTGCGCGACCAGCTCGACGAACACCGCGCCTACATGCAGGATATCGCCCGCGCACTTGAGGCTCTGGAGCACAAACTCGAGGGCACCCGCGGCAAGATGCGCGCGGCCTCCAGTAAGCAAAACGGTGCGCGCCCCTCGCTTCGCAACGAGTCGGCCTGGGACGCCGAGCTTCGCCGCCGCATGGAAGCCCGCGAGCAAGGCGACGCCGCACCTGAGCGCACCTCCTCACCCACCGCCCCTCCGCGAACGTCGCATCCCACCCCTGCTGATTTCGTGACGGACGAGACCTTCGACACCACGCGCTCCATGCGCGAGTTTGACCGCATGTCGAGCAAGATCGACAGCATGGAGGCCGACATCGAGGCCATGCGCGAGCTCAGCGACATCGGCAACACCCTCGATCCGCGTCGCGCTGAGCTCGACGCGATCTTCAGCCGCCTCGAAGATCGCAAAGCGCGTGGCGAGTCCTCGTCGGCATCAAGCACACCGCGAAAAACCGAGGGTGGCCGCGATGACCTGGCCGACCTGAAACGTAAGTTTCAGGAGTAG
- a CDS encoding 3'-5' exoribonuclease YhaM family protein: MVRSKVFIADLEDNSVVESTFLLAAKSIRETRSGDPYLSMTLQDRTGTIEVRAWDNALVLDKRADIDDFVAIRGRVSSYRDSLQITLNDLERVDDASVDLADYMPHSRWSADLLFDELCELIESNIESSEVRRFLNALLGDENFATRYKQAPAAVTNHHNFLGGLLEHTLSMARLGLQMARHYQTYYPGLVDSDLVVAGVVLHDMGKIEELSYRRSFDYTTEGRLVGHIARGAEIVGQVARGLEPPLDADLVTHLKHLVLSHHGRLEYGSPVTPRTAEAMILHFLDLIDSRMNMCWNACEPLMTGDERAGGWSDYRRALEGFMFVAPPPVGGRWEHEGRLTRDASRGPGLVPGAPAFPSDGRDGQAPQTDPAGGRSSESRTRRADDNNLSLFGE, encoded by the coding sequence ATGGTCCGCTCAAAAGTGTTTATTGCCGATCTTGAAGACAACTCGGTGGTGGAATCCACCTTTCTGCTCGCTGCCAAGAGCATTCGGGAGACGCGCTCCGGCGATCCTTACCTGAGCATGACGCTGCAGGATCGCACGGGCACCATTGAGGTGCGCGCCTGGGACAACGCGCTGGTGCTCGACAAACGCGCTGACATCGATGACTTCGTGGCAATCCGGGGGCGAGTAAGCAGTTACCGCGACAGCCTCCAGATCACACTCAATGATCTGGAGCGCGTGGACGATGCAAGCGTCGATCTGGCCGATTATATGCCGCATTCGCGCTGGTCGGCTGACCTGCTCTTCGACGAGCTTTGTGAGCTGATCGAAAGCAACATTGAGAGCTCTGAGGTTCGACGCTTTCTCAACGCCTTGCTCGGCGACGAAAACTTCGCCACCCGCTACAAGCAGGCGCCGGCGGCGGTGACCAACCACCATAACTTCCTGGGCGGACTGCTTGAGCACACCCTCTCCATGGCGCGCCTGGGCCTTCAGATGGCCCGCCACTACCAGACCTATTACCCCGGGCTTGTCGACAGCGATCTGGTCGTTGCAGGCGTCGTGCTGCACGACATGGGCAAGATCGAAGAGCTCTCCTACCGTCGCAGCTTCGACTACACCACCGAGGGACGCCTGGTAGGCCATATCGCCCGCGGTGCCGAGATTGTAGGTCAGGTGGCACGCGGGTTGGAGCCGCCTCTGGATGCGGACCTTGTCACGCACCTCAAGCACCTGGTGCTCAGTCACCACGGCAGGCTTGAATACGGATCACCGGTCACACCACGCACTGCCGAGGCGATGATCTTGCATTTCCTCGACCTCATCGACAGCCGCATGAACATGTGCTGGAATGCCTGCGAACCCCTGATGACCGGTGACGAGAGGGCCGGTGGCTGGTCGGATTACCGCCGGGCGCTGGAAGGTTTTATGTTTGTTGCGCCGCCACCTGTGGGAGGTCGCTGGGAGCACGAGGGGCGTCTGACCCGCGACGCCTCGCGCGGCCCCGGTCTTGTACCCGGAGCGCCGGCGTTCCCGTCCGACGGTCGTGATGGCCAGGCGCCGCAGACCGACCCGGCCGGCGGCCGGAGCTCGGAGTCGCGCACTCGCCGTGCCGATGACAACAACCTTAGCCTTTTTGGCGAATAA
- a CDS encoding serine/threonine-protein kinase, giving the protein MSQDDAQNPRPRRDTSPVHDDPARDSSPLTMPSDRPREIAAGEARQIVKICKSCMVSQKSGGGYCVKCGAPLVPIRAVKDSCIGDVVGGKFKIIEPIGSGGMGDVYLGLNEKLGQRVAVKFLNQKFTSDERIVLRFLNEARSYCKVNHPNAVTLLEYGQHENGALYLITEFIDGKSLTEVLRAQGPLERENVVSIGLQVCEVLRAAHAQGVIHRDLKPDNLMLMPARKGRFAVKVLDFGIAKIADDDDAPMTETGSIFGTPEFMSPEQARGDVADPRSDLYALGVMLFFMATGKLPFKGKNKFAILNKQLHDAPPLPSLVRQGVEVDENLEAVILRCLAKDPAERPADAEALAELLESVEAGERVAVPQGAREAGRTAALKRQAAEAQGLAEASEGSQSADLLDEDVSSPKISGELHLESGPVGPVEMRLDSDPIPVFRAELTSEPNIEGEEAFAFGGTEAPWPPRRRNRQRSPALVAALSTVAVVGLAMGWSIWRNTQAPADVVTQASAEVGNGQWAGIEAAVGYLIEAGQIEEARQALAAAASDDVRAAALETRINRVANLERQLGAALGARQCEQAREHYEALLAHAPGAATSKFEAVEACGKTSAKAPAAVRPRPRPPQSPDRQPQQEVSKPPVERAPEPEVPVLPAEEHSPEAPLDASPVDEAPVDDAPVDAVPIEAPPGSEAPVDETPDPRSDDAGEPPEDSDSAHESAEDAGQAADEVESASSDDEDADTGVSEDGMALPPRQL; this is encoded by the coding sequence TTGAGTCAGGATGACGCCCAAAACCCGCGCCCGCGCCGCGATACCTCGCCGGTCCATGATGACCCGGCCCGGGATTCTTCGCCCTTGACGATGCCCTCGGATAGGCCGCGGGAGATCGCCGCTGGCGAGGCGCGCCAGATCGTCAAGATCTGCAAGAGTTGCATGGTTTCGCAGAAGAGCGGCGGCGGCTACTGCGTCAAATGCGGCGCGCCCCTTGTGCCCATCCGAGCGGTGAAAGACAGCTGCATCGGTGATGTGGTCGGCGGGAAGTTCAAGATCATCGAGCCGATCGGCTCCGGCGGGATGGGCGATGTGTACCTGGGGCTTAACGAGAAGCTCGGCCAGCGCGTCGCGGTGAAGTTCCTCAATCAGAAGTTCACCTCCGATGAGCGCATTGTGTTGCGCTTTCTCAATGAGGCGCGCTCCTACTGCAAGGTCAACCACCCCAACGCGGTGACGCTTCTCGAGTACGGTCAGCATGAGAACGGTGCGCTCTATTTGATCACCGAGTTTATCGACGGGAAGAGTCTCACCGAGGTGCTTCGCGCTCAGGGGCCGCTTGAGCGAGAGAACGTCGTCTCGATCGGCCTGCAGGTCTGCGAGGTGCTCCGGGCCGCCCACGCTCAGGGTGTGATTCACCGCGACTTAAAGCCCGATAACCTGATGTTGATGCCCGCGCGCAAAGGCCGCTTTGCGGTCAAGGTGCTCGACTTTGGCATCGCCAAAATCGCCGACGATGATGATGCCCCGATGACCGAGACCGGCTCGATCTTCGGTACGCCGGAGTTCATGTCGCCGGAGCAGGCCAGGGGAGATGTCGCCGACCCGCGCTCGGATCTTTATGCGCTGGGCGTGATGCTCTTCTTCATGGCGACGGGGAAGTTGCCTTTTAAGGGCAAAAATAAGTTCGCGATCCTGAATAAGCAGCTTCACGATGCTCCGCCGCTCCCCAGCCTGGTCCGCCAGGGGGTGGAGGTGGACGAAAACCTCGAGGCGGTGATCTTGCGCTGCCTGGCCAAAGATCCCGCCGAGCGCCCGGCAGATGCCGAGGCGTTGGCCGAACTTCTGGAATCGGTGGAGGCTGGCGAGCGTGTGGCGGTGCCGCAGGGTGCCCGGGAGGCCGGGCGTACGGCGGCGCTCAAGCGCCAGGCTGCCGAGGCTCAAGGTTTGGCCGAGGCCAGTGAGGGAAGCCAGAGCGCCGATCTTCTTGATGAGGACGTCTCCAGCCCGAAGATCAGCGGTGAACTTCACCTGGAGAGTGGCCCGGTGGGACCGGTGGAGATGAGGCTGGATTCCGATCCCATCCCCGTCTTTCGGGCCGAGCTTACCTCGGAGCCGAATATCGAGGGTGAGGAGGCGTTTGCCTTCGGCGGTACCGAGGCCCCCTGGCCGCCGCGGCGCCGAAACCGTCAGCGCTCCCCGGCGCTGGTCGCCGCACTGAGCACCGTCGCGGTGGTGGGGCTGGCGATGGGGTGGAGCATCTGGCGAAACACCCAGGCTCCGGCCGATGTGGTCACCCAGGCCAGTGCGGAGGTCGGAAACGGGCAATGGGCGGGAATTGAAGCGGCGGTCGGCTACCTGATTGAAGCCGGTCAAATCGAGGAGGCGCGTCAGGCGCTGGCCGCGGCCGCGAGCGACGATGTGCGCGCTGCCGCCCTTGAAACGCGCATCAACCGCGTGGCTAATCTTGAGCGCCAGCTCGGCGCGGCCCTTGGAGCCCGACAATGCGAGCAGGCTCGCGAGCATTACGAAGCACTGCTGGCGCATGCTCCCGGTGCAGCCACCTCGAAGTTTGAAGCCGTGGAAGCCTGCGGCAAGACATCGGCGAAAGCTCCGGCGGCTGTGCGACCGCGGCCCCGGCCGCCGCAAAGCCCCGATCGGCAACCTCAACAGGAAGTCTCAAAACCTCCCGTCGAGCGCGCTCCCGAGCCCGAAGTTCCTGTCCTGCCCGCTGAAGAGCACTCGCCGGAAGCCCCGCTGGATGCCTCTCCCGTGGATGAGGCGCCGGTCGACGATGCCCCTGTCGATGCCGTCCCGATTGAAGCCCCCCCGGGCAGCGAGGCGCCGGTGGATGAAACTCCAGATCCCCGGAGTGACGATGCGGGAGAGCCTCCAGAAGATTCCGACTCCGCCCATGAAAGCGCTGAGGATGCAGGGCAGGCTGCGGATGAGGTGGAGTCGGCATCTTCGGACGATGAGGACGCCGATACCGGGGTGTCCGAGGATGGTATGGCGCTCCCGCCGCGTCAGCTCTAA
- a CDS encoding protein kinase domain-containing protein, whose protein sequence is MLCHQCGSPVEDDAQKCPNCGVGLRRARRKTKTSAEGLRRMTMELKALDVQGLYFPPGEVIADRFKLEERIGEGSFGQVYRAEDTLIETDVAIKLFTTDVLRTPIDEERFLKATRAARALTQRNVVRLHDSGVHKGHPWVSMQHLEGLSLDKVLKMRSEREQHFDLDELEPIVQQITLALQHIGRDYPHGNLKPQNIILMPDLLKVTDSYVLAALAPEVFAGRADESPFVAPELHSASVTPDARVDVYSVGALIKAMVFGPEHSAGSYRGDSQLEAVDALVRRAMAFDRQDRYASVEALSEDFSTIVDTGLRLANAGMVSEAPAAPPAPPAPPGAPGADPLAVETPMDIGEPLEEDIATVEVKRSSQKPELIDMLPTNEVDRDAHSAAPKAPSAPAPPAAPPAAPEAPMASDEPEVDVRPAVVPTQVAAAPKAKAKPAKSESKSQAGLIAALVLVVVLVAAFALTRGDKQDNTATPEPVAQAEEVTEEPEQAMASAPEENADAGDDDDEAARQAFASLLAQAEPRAGKAISDATVAAQTRAEELAEEARQAEAEAVAETQASAQAQAGASTPSAGAGNGGSARQPSQTGGASRPTQQASRPAANATNCPAGMLLVRANAGNFCVDAYEYPGRGRTPKSRVTWFEARRLCAQDNKRLCAMTEWRSACGGAAFPYGNSYDADRCNTADEDGFERSLAAAGSFAQCRSRSGAYDMTGNVFEWVEEQRVAGGGYDSESDVASCRYSSSKAPGSGGANIGFRCCATPN, encoded by the coding sequence GTGCTCTGTCATCAGTGTGGAAGTCCTGTCGAAGACGACGCGCAGAAGTGCCCCAACTGCGGGGTAGGGCTGCGTCGTGCGCGCCGCAAAACCAAAACCTCGGCCGAAGGGCTGCGCCGGATGACGATGGAGCTGAAGGCTCTCGACGTCCAGGGGCTCTATTTCCCGCCGGGAGAGGTCATTGCCGATCGCTTCAAACTCGAAGAACGCATCGGGGAGGGAAGTTTCGGCCAGGTCTATCGGGCCGAAGACACGCTCATTGAAACCGATGTCGCCATCAAACTTTTCACCACCGATGTGCTTCGCACGCCCATCGATGAGGAGCGCTTCTTAAAGGCGACGCGGGCCGCCCGGGCGCTGACCCAGCGCAATGTCGTGCGGCTGCATGACAGCGGCGTTCACAAGGGGCATCCCTGGGTGTCGATGCAGCACCTGGAAGGGTTGAGTCTCGACAAAGTGCTGAAGATGCGCAGCGAACGCGAGCAGCACTTTGATCTCGATGAGCTTGAGCCCATTGTTCAGCAGATCACGCTGGCCTTGCAGCATATCGGTCGGGACTACCCGCACGGCAACCTCAAGCCTCAGAACATCATCTTGATGCCTGATCTGCTGAAGGTGACCGACTCTTACGTGCTTGCTGCGCTGGCACCGGAGGTCTTTGCCGGTCGGGCCGATGAGAGCCCCTTTGTGGCACCGGAGCTGCACAGCGCCTCGGTGACACCCGATGCCAGGGTGGACGTCTACAGCGTAGGGGCGTTGATCAAAGCGATGGTGTTTGGCCCGGAGCACAGCGCGGGGAGCTATCGTGGAGATTCGCAACTGGAAGCGGTCGACGCGTTGGTGCGTCGTGCCATGGCCTTTGATCGCCAGGATCGCTACGCCTCGGTGGAGGCGCTAAGCGAAGACTTCTCGACGATTGTGGATACGGGACTTCGGCTGGCCAACGCCGGGATGGTCAGCGAAGCGCCGGCAGCACCGCCGGCACCGCCGGCTCCTCCCGGAGCGCCGGGGGCCGATCCTCTCGCGGTGGAAACGCCGATGGATATTGGCGAGCCCCTCGAAGAGGACATCGCCACTGTCGAGGTGAAGCGCTCGAGCCAAAAGCCCGAACTTATCGACATGCTGCCGACCAACGAGGTCGACCGCGACGCCCATTCGGCCGCTCCGAAAGCTCCGAGCGCTCCGGCTCCGCCTGCTGCGCCTCCGGCCGCGCCCGAAGCTCCGATGGCCAGCGACGAGCCTGAGGTCGACGTACGCCCGGCGGTGGTTCCCACTCAGGTGGCTGCAGCGCCAAAGGCCAAAGCAAAGCCGGCAAAAAGCGAGTCGAAGTCGCAGGCAGGGCTCATCGCCGCGCTCGTGCTGGTCGTTGTGCTGGTTGCTGCCTTCGCACTCACACGTGGCGACAAACAGGATAACACCGCCACACCGGAGCCCGTTGCCCAGGCGGAGGAAGTCACTGAGGAGCCTGAGCAGGCTATGGCGAGCGCTCCAGAAGAAAACGCTGATGCCGGTGACGATGACGATGAGGCCGCACGCCAGGCCTTCGCCTCGCTTCTCGCTCAGGCGGAACCCCGGGCAGGAAAGGCCATCAGCGACGCGACCGTCGCGGCTCAAACGCGCGCCGAAGAGCTCGCCGAAGAAGCTCGTCAGGCAGAAGCAGAAGCGGTGGCCGAAACTCAAGCCTCCGCACAAGCGCAGGCCGGCGCATCGACACCTTCCGCCGGAGCAGGCAACGGTGGTAGCGCGCGCCAGCCCTCGCAGACCGGCGGAGCATCGCGCCCGACGCAGCAAGCGTCTCGACCGGCTGCCAACGCTACCAACTGCCCGGCAGGAATGCTTCTTGTTCGTGCCAACGCGGGCAACTTCTGCGTCGACGCCTACGAATACCCGGGACGTGGCCGCACACCGAAAAGCCGCGTCACCTGGTTTGAAGCTCGCAGGCTCTGCGCTCAGGATAACAAGCGCCTTTGCGCCATGACGGAGTGGCGCTCGGCCTGCGGAGGAGCGGCGTTTCCCTACGGGAATTCCTACGATGCCGACCGCTGCAACACCGCTGACGAAGACGGCTTTGAGCGCAGCCTGGCTGCCGCCGGGAGTTTTGCCCAGTGCCGCAGCCGCTCCGGTGCCTACGACATGACGGGCAACGTCTTTGAGTGGGTCGAAGAGCAGCGCGTCGCCGGAGGCGGCTATGACAGCGAGTCGGACGTGGCATCCTGCCGTTACTCCTCGTCCAAGGCCCCCGGCTCCGGCGGGGCGAATATCGGCTTCCGCTGCTGCGCCACTCCCAACTGA
- a CDS encoding lysophospholipid acyltransferase family protein, which yields MSEVLVDAQVAEAIRRLELPFNRYGLDPYGISRDHLEIFFSMLAPFYRTYFRVRCFGQENVPAQGRVMVVGNHSGGLPVDGAMVLASLLLGLDSPRLGQGMVEKFANRWPFVSHWFSRVGQFTGLPEHAERLLEDDRCLMVFPEGVRGTGKLYRDRYKLVRFGSGFVRLAMKTNTPIVPFAFIGGEEAIPTVRHLKGLAKVIGAPYIPLTSYGLPLPLPVACQIFYGKPLVFEGSGTESDEIILGHVNRVQDEIAALIERGRDWRRGAVERGELEGGMR from the coding sequence ATGTCTGAAGTGCTGGTCGACGCGCAGGTCGCCGAGGCGATACGTCGTCTCGAACTTCCCTTTAACCGCTACGGACTCGATCCCTACGGCATCTCCCGCGATCATCTTGAGATCTTCTTCTCGATGCTCGCGCCTTTCTATCGAACCTACTTTCGGGTGCGGTGTTTCGGGCAGGAGAACGTGCCGGCGCAGGGGCGAGTGATGGTCGTCGGCAACCACTCCGGTGGACTCCCGGTGGATGGTGCGATGGTGTTGGCCTCGCTGCTCCTCGGTCTGGACTCGCCGAGGCTGGGGCAGGGGATGGTCGAGAAGTTTGCCAACCGCTGGCCCTTCGTCTCCCATTGGTTTAGCCGGGTGGGGCAGTTTACCGGTCTTCCGGAGCACGCCGAGCGGCTGCTCGAAGACGATCGCTGCCTGATGGTCTTTCCCGAGGGTGTCCGTGGCACCGGCAAACTTTACCGGGACCGTTATAAACTGGTGCGTTTTGGAAGCGGTTTTGTTCGCCTGGCGATGAAGACCAACACACCGATTGTACCATTTGCGTTCATCGGCGGCGAGGAGGCCATTCCCACGGTGCGGCATCTCAAGGGGCTGGCAAAGGTGATTGGCGCGCCCTACATCCCGCTGACGAGCTACGGACTTCCATTGCCGCTGCCAGTGGCCTGCCAGATCTTCTACGGCAAGCCGCTGGTCTTTGAGGGCAGCGGGACTGAGAGCGACGAGATCATCCTGGGCCATGTCAATCGGGTGCAAGATGAAATCGCCGCGCTTATCGAGCGGGGACGTGATTGGCGTCGCGGCGCCGTGGAGCGCGGGGAGCTTGAGGGAGGTATGCGATGA
- a CDS encoding SDR family oxidoreductase, translated as MKVLITGIASALGRLLTAELLGDGHEVLGIDRRFWADAPEGVKIFHVDVRKRPAEEVFRTERPDAVIHMATVTHFTASPQERYRINLGGTRVVFEHCDTYGVKQAIFVGRHTFYGADAESPLYHTEEEPPMAVSTFPELADLVASDLFAGSALWRFPKIDTVVLRICYALGDAGQGTLASYLRGPRVPTVLGFDPLYQFIHDRDMARAIALALNARLRGVFNVAGPPPVPLSLLIKATGRKQLALPEPLFTSALGRFGLPKLPPGSLNHVKYPVVVDGSRFADATGFEPRYDEVQTMDSFMWAEF; from the coding sequence ATGAAGGTGTTGATCACCGGGATCGCCAGTGCGCTGGGCCGACTACTGACGGCGGAGCTTTTAGGCGATGGTCACGAGGTGCTGGGCATCGACCGCCGCTTCTGGGCGGACGCCCCCGAGGGGGTGAAGATCTTTCACGTCGACGTGCGCAAACGCCCCGCCGAAGAGGTCTTTCGCACCGAGCGCCCCGACGCGGTCATTCATATGGCGACGGTAACGCACTTCACTGCCAGTCCGCAGGAGCGCTACCGCATTAACCTCGGTGGCACGCGTGTCGTGTTTGAGCACTGTGATACCTACGGGGTAAAACAGGCGATCTTTGTGGGACGTCACACCTTCTACGGTGCGGATGCGGAGTCGCCGCTCTATCATACCGAGGAGGAGCCTCCGATGGCGGTGAGCACCTTCCCGGAGCTCGCGGACCTGGTGGCCTCGGATCTCTTTGCGGGCTCGGCGCTCTGGCGCTTTCCGAAGATCGACACCGTCGTGCTGCGCATCTGCTACGCGCTGGGTGATGCCGGCCAGGGCACTCTGGCGTCATACCTGCGCGGGCCACGGGTACCCACGGTGCTGGGGTTTGATCCCCTCTACCAGTTCATTCACGACCGGGATATGGCCCGGGCGATTGCGCTGGCGCTCAACGCCAGGTTGCGGGGAGTTTTCAATGTGGCCGGGCCGCCGCCTGTGCCGCTTTCGTTGTTGATCAAAGCCACGGGGCGCAAGCAGCTCGCACTGCCGGAGCCTCTCTTTACCAGCGCTCTGGGGCGTTTCGGGCTGCCGAAGTTGCCGCCGGGCTCACTCAACCATGTCAAATATCCGGTGGTCGTTGATGGCTCGCGCTTTGCTGACGCCACCGGGTTTGAGCCTCGCTACGACGAGGTTCAAACGATGGACTCGTTTATGTGGGCGGAGTTTTAA
- a CDS encoding tetratricopeptide repeat protein yields the protein MSKHTLQHRAHRTGHRARAVAAYLFGPTLFLGACAQQQPVEDALTRAELVEVQERVEDVERTNGRLTVRIEEMERQLVLMQDRVEANRIVLQRRGYLRNSHEAFAQAEPSRPAPAPESHYSQRAPQPESYYDGYSASPQPPVERRPVTHIPLSDQQSGRQQAPVQEHIEIVVEESDASDDETVVFTNEDLAAYFGQEQQTQPAPKSNTSGGSRRAQAPVTDERLATREEVAQAAPAPASSAPPQSQRELLELYQEALTSYRAGSYGEALEGFETFLRGKPREDYIDNALYWIGECHYGLGNFSQAVSQFERILTELPGAAKVPDAMLKMSLAYDRLGQPGRAVDLLRKLSEEYPTTNAGKLGIKRLEEHPHRDAT from the coding sequence TTGTCGAAGCACACTCTTCAGCACCGAGCGCATCGTACGGGGCATCGTGCCCGCGCGGTGGCGGCCTACCTTTTTGGTCCGACCCTCTTTCTGGGCGCCTGCGCCCAGCAGCAACCCGTGGAAGATGCACTCACCCGGGCGGAGCTCGTCGAGGTCCAGGAGCGCGTGGAGGATGTCGAGCGCACCAATGGACGGCTGACCGTTCGTATCGAAGAGATGGAGCGCCAGCTGGTGCTGATGCAGGACCGCGTGGAGGCGAATCGCATCGTCTTGCAGCGTCGTGGTTATCTGCGCAACAGCCATGAGGCCTTCGCGCAGGCGGAGCCCTCACGGCCTGCGCCCGCGCCGGAGTCCCATTATTCCCAGCGCGCTCCGCAGCCTGAGAGCTACTACGATGGCTACAGTGCCAGCCCGCAGCCACCGGTGGAGCGCCGTCCGGTCACGCATATTCCGCTCTCCGACCAGCAGTCCGGCCGCCAGCAGGCGCCGGTTCAAGAACATATCGAGATCGTGGTCGAAGAGTCTGACGCCAGCGACGACGAGACGGTGGTCTTTACCAACGAGGATCTGGCCGCGTACTTTGGTCAGGAGCAGCAGACGCAGCCTGCGCCGAAGAGCAACACCTCGGGAGGCTCTCGCCGCGCCCAGGCGCCGGTCACCGATGAGCGACTCGCGACGCGTGAGGAGGTTGCACAGGCAGCACCGGCTCCGGCGTCCTCGGCGCCCCCGCAATCCCAGCGCGAGCTTCTGGAACTCTACCAGGAGGCGCTGACCAGCTATCGGGCCGGCTCGTATGGCGAGGCGCTTGAGGGCTTTGAGACCTTTCTGCGCGGGAAACCTCGCGAAGACTATATCGACAACGCGCTCTACTGGATCGGCGAATGCCACTACGGGCTTGGCAATTTCAGTCAGGCAGTCTCCCAGTTTGAGCGCATCCTCACCGAGCTTCCCGGCGCAGCCAAGGTTCCCGACGCGATGCTGAAGATGTCGCTGGCCTACGACCGACTTGGCCAGCCGGGCAGGGCGGTGGACCTTCTGCGCAAGCTCAGCGAAGAGTACCCCACAACAAACGCCGGCAAGCTCGGCATCAAGCGCCTTGAGGAGCATCCCCACCGGGATGCAACGTGA